The following proteins are co-located in the Xyrauchen texanus isolate HMW12.3.18 chromosome 43, RBS_HiC_50CHRs, whole genome shotgun sequence genome:
- the LOC127636067 gene encoding E3 SUMO-protein ligase ZBED1-like, translated as MKAAILKDLTDRYQGEDEKFMQESSALDPRFRTLQHLGSGEREDVFERIKFKASQMQQQDQDVLPRSPHPADLDDSSASFVPPLKKHALEDLLGSSFSSNQVTGGIQAEIDSYCKEALVSLSACPLKWWRDNAGRYPILSSLAKTYLCIPATSVSSERVFSTAGDIVNAQRSLLLPCNVDLLIFLKKNLNIS; from the exons ATGAAGGCAGCCATTCTGAAGGATCTTACTGACAGATACCAAGGAGAGGATGAAAAGTTCATGCAGGAGAGCAGTGCTTTGGATCCACGCTTTCGGACCTTGCAACATCtaggcagtggagagagagaggacgTCTTTGAAAGAATAAAGTtcaaagcatcacagatgcaacaACAG GACCAAGATGTGCTGCCCAGGAGCCCACATCCAGCAGATCTGGACGACAGCAGCGCGAGCTTTGTGCCTCCTCTTAAAAAGCATGCCCTTGAGGACCTCCTTGGCTCTTCTTTTAGCAGTAATCAAGTCACAGGTGGAATTCAGGCAGAAATTGACTCTTACTGCAAAGAAGCATTAGTTTCTCTGTCTGCTTGCCCTCTTAAGTGGTGGAGAGACAATGCAGGGCGGTATCCTATTCTGTCTTCATTAGCAAAGACCTACCTGTGTATACCCGCTACCTCGGTGTCCAGTGAAAGGGTATTTTCAACAGCAGGGGATATTGTAAATGCCCAGAGGTCTCTTCTTCTCCCTTGCAATGTAGATCTTTTGATCTTTCTAAAGAAAAACTTGAACATAAGCTAA